DNA sequence from the Deltaproteobacteria bacterium HGW-Deltaproteobacteria-2 genome:
AACATCACTATTATTTTATTTTCTGCAAACCGCGATTCCGTGGATTTTAAACGGTTCGTAAACTAGTCGGATTTCTCCCGCCGTAAACCCACCATGAATGAGCAGGTCAGCGAATTCTTCTTCGCTGCGATAGATCATGGGCCAAATAAGCACCCAATCAAGAAATATCTTTTCCCTGTTTTTTCTAATGTTACAAGTGATAAAAATTCCACCTTCCGGAAGCTGCATTTTGATTCGATCAATTAAAGTTATCGCCTGGCTGCGAGAACGGTAATCCAGAAAGCCCACCATTTCAATGATATGGGGTTGGAAAACACTGGCAGCATTTTCTATGACTTTGATCGTGTCATGAACATAAGAAAAGTGAGCATCAAAGCCAGCTTCTCTGACCAGTTTTTTCGCTTCGTTGATGGCGCTGGCATCGGCATCAAGTAGGAGGACTTTGATATTGAGATGCGGACATCTTTTCATGGCCTCAATTACTTCCTGGGCAGCGCCGGAAGCAATTGAAAGGAGTCTAATTTCTTTGTCTGCAGGAAATTCGGAAAAGGCAGCAACCAGAAGGTCAATAACAACTTTAAATCTGTTGGTCACGGCCTGGCGGTTTTCAAATTTACCGATCCAATGACGCGTTATCCATCCTTCAAAATTCCCTTTTAATTGCGGCTTTATTTTCTCGTGATAGTTGTAAAACAAATCAAGCGAGCGCCAGCCAGCCGCCCCGTATTTTGCCTGGCGATTGAATTTACTCAAACGGTCAAAGGCGAAACTCGAAATATGATTACGATCCCGTCCCATATTCCAGAGGATCTTATTAAGAGAACCGCCGCCATTGGCTGCTTTCCTGTACAAAGCCTGAGCAAGATTAGTTGCCATAGCAACCATGCTGGTGACCCATACACCGCCAACATAGCAAATGTTTCGGCGGTCATATTCTCCGCCGAAGTCATCAGGGTCAAATATATATACGGGCAATTCACCTTTTACTGTTTTTATTCTGTAATGTTTTATTACTTTTGTCCCCGCTTCACTCATATTTAATATTATGCCATACACCAGGAATTATCACACAACATATCCCTTCCTGAAATTATGAATCTGAACAAGTTCTGTTCTTCCCATTTTTTTTCCCCTGGTACATAAGATGATCAACCCTGTTAACGAAAGCCTTTACGTCCTCCTGTTTCTTGTATTGCGCAACTCCTATGCTCACTGTTAGATAAACTTGTTTATTGGGCATCGGAGAAAAATTCTCTTTTTTCAATTCTTCTCTTATTCTTTCCGCGGTAACAACGCCTTCCTCGCTTGTTGTCATAGGCAAAATAATTGTAAATTCCTCGCCACCATAACGATAGGCGGAATCTTCCTTGCGCAGGCATCTTTTTATAACCTGACCGAGTCGTAATAAGACCTGATCTCCCTCAATATGACCATAAGTATCATTGAAAGCCTTAAAATCGTCGAGATCAAGAAGGAGAAGAGTTAATGAATATTCACGCCTTTCCAGTCGATCGATCTCTCTTTTAAGCTGATGGTAAAAATATCTGGAATTGTAAAGCTGGGTAAGGTCATCGATAATACTTAACTCGCGGTACCTTTTTTCACTATCTTTTAACTTCTTCTCCACCAATTTGCGGTCCGTGATATCGCGAACAATAGCCTGAAGGTAGTATTTGCCCATATTGCTAAAGGCGTTCAGGCTGACATCTGCGTCAAATAGAGTTCCATCGTAACGCCGGTGTTTCCACTCAAAGTACTGCGTCTGACCTCTAAGCGCCGCCTGGATCTTCTCCCGGGCTTTCTCTATGGATCTTCTTCCATCAAGCTGAAATTCCGGGGAAAAAAGATAAGGATGCTGCCCGACGATCTGTTCCCTGCTGCAACGAAACATTTCCAAGGCCTTGAAGTTGCAATGAATAAAAATATCCTGATCCATTAAAAAAACAGCATCGTTGGCCGTCTCGAAAAGAGTCCGGAATTTGGATTCGCTCTCCTGCAAAGCTTCCTCCGCCCGCTTGCGGTCGGTAATATCCTGATATATAATTTGGAATTGTTTTTCACCATTCCAAAGTATCTCTTTGCGAAAGACCTGGAGATTACGGACTTCACCATTTTTTCTGATGATATCTATTGTATATTCGAACGGAACATCGACACCTCGTTTTATTTTCTCATTTCTGATCTTGAATTCTGAATAGCTTTTTTTTGTATAGCGTTTCTCTACGGGGATCATTTCCAATTCTTCAATGCTATCATAGCCATAGAAATCCAAAATAGCCCGATTGGCATACAAGGTTTCCTCTTCTTTGGTCACGATGCGCACACCCAGCGAAGACTCATTTATAGACCGGCGAAAATTATCTTCGCTCAACCTTAATGCTTCCACCGCCTGTATGTGGCTGGCGATTTCCTGCTCAAGCGCCTGATTAATAATCTGATAATCAGCAGTTCGTCTTTTCACTCGCTCTTCCAACTCCTGATTCACCTTATTAACCTTCTCCCGCTCAATCTCCAATTGCTGCGTCAGAAAAAAATCATGTCGAGCATAGAATTCGATGAAATAACTGGCCAGCATTCCAAGGGCGTTTGCGCTGATTAAAAAAAAGTTATTATTGATCAGAATATCAAAGGGCACAGGATTTATCCAGATAACCACGACTTCATACAATATAACCAGCACCCATCCAGCCAATGCAGCCCAAAGAAAACGAAGACGGATAAACATGTAGCCCCACATAAAAACAAGCATAAGGCCGGCATAATAGTAATAACTGACTGGCGGCGGTGCAATAGCGATCATACAAATAATGCCCCCGCCAGCCACAATTAGGATGCTGGCCAGTATCGGCTGCATATACCGTTCAAAAAAATCTGAAAACGATATCAATAAAACCACTAACAGCAGAGGACAAACGACAACAAAACGAATAAACCATATTGTAGTTTTTTGTTGAGGCATAAGGAGCGCATCGAGGATACCAAAAGTCGCGTAAAGCAGCGATCCCAATACCAGAAAGGTGCGGATTTGTGTAAGTGATAGACGATAGTAATTATTCTGGAACAGTGCTTCAAGATTTGAATATTTACCGGAAAATTTCAGCGTCAGCAGATGCAATTTCATAATGTGCCAGATAATTTATGACTAATTAGGCTATTTTTTTAAGTCGAAAAAAGCTATTTCTTTTAATACTATTGATTTTGTTCTCTTATGTAACCATCATAATTCTTAGCAATGTTATATTTTTTCAACTATCTATCTATTCATTAGCTCCTGATACTAAGAAAATTGAGCACAATAATTATTTTACTTCTTTATTATTATATACATATCATCATAACCGGGAAATAACAACCTTCATTACAAGATTAAATTATTAGTTCTTACGAATGTTTATACTTACGAACTACGATAAAAATAAAGCCCGAACAAATATACTAAAACCGGATGAATTTAAAAAATATTTAAAAAAATAGTTACGTTTCTTGACTCATTAATTGGCCTATGTTAAAGGTCAACAAAATCGAGTGGAACTATTCCGCAAATAGTACATTCAGCTCTGTTTGCTAATGCGACTTCGCACGATTAAAGTCAAATTCATTCATCTGTTGAAGTCGTGAATTTCAAAGTCGCTGATTTGATTCAACAACAAATTCTTAGAGTCAATAAATGCCATGAAAAAATTGTCCCATGTGAATGATGAAGGCCACGTCCAAATGGTAGATGTTACAGCAAAGGCTCAGACTTTCCGCAAGGCGAAAGCCCGGGGGATTGTCAAAATGGATCCTCAAACTTTAAAATTAATAGAAAAAGGTAAAATTGCCAAAGGGAATGTTTTGACAACGGCAAAAATTGCAGGCATTATGGCTGCAAAGAAAACGGGAGAACTCATTCCCCTCTGCCATCCGCTGCAATTAACGGGAATTGACGTCGATCTGAATATCGATCATAAAAACTCGCAAATTGTAATAGAAGCTCAGGTGCAAATAGCAGGGAAAACAGGTGTGGAAATGGAAGCGCTAACAGCCGTGAGCATTGCCGCTTTAACTATTTACGATATGTGTAAGGCTGTAAATAAGAAAATAGTTATCGGAGAAATCATGCTTTTAGAAAAAAGTGGCGGCAAAAGCGGCACTTTTATTCGTGACTAGTTAGAAGCAAGTAAAACCATTCGGAAAAGCAATATTTGCATGTTTTATTAATCAATCAAGGGAACTAATAAATGACACAAAGTATTTTTAAAATTAAAAGGACTTTCCTCATACCTTTTATCACTTTCGTTGTTCTTCTCTTCTTATTGTTTCTAATCAGTTTATTTAAAGGTCAAATGCTGGAGAAAATCATTCTGGCAGTTTCTTTCGCCATTACCTTATTTATTGCTGTTGAAGCAACAAAAAGAAAAATTATTGTAACTAACGAGGGCTTAAAAATAGAGAAGTTTTTTCGTATAAAAGAATTTACCTGGGCAGAGATTACACAATTAGGAGTTGTTATCCTGCGTAATAAAATTTATTTTATATTAACAACGACCAAGGGATTTTATTTTTTTTCCAACTTATTAGAAAACCATGCTTTACTTATTCGTTCTCTTGTGGATAAGGTGGAAAATGAGAAAGTCGAAATAGAAGTTAAGAATTATCTGGAAAATCCTGTGGAACAACGTTCTTTGATTGTGATGTGTTGGTTCGGTGTCTTAATCTGTACTGCCTTTATAATTTTAAAATTGTTATCATTTTAAGTTTGGAATTAACCATTCTTTTTAAGTACATTTTACTTTCTTAGTAAATTCTACCCGAAAGGAGTATGCTTCAAAAAATGCGATCGAAAAAGCACAACAAGTCAGAAATGGTTATGAATGTGAAGGCAACCCCTTATGTAGCTGTTGAAGAAATAATGGAAAAAAAACTGGAAGATATTACTACTATTTTATCTTCTTCCGGTGATCGCAAAAGCAAGCTTTATGAAGAAGTCCTGAGTATGGTGGAAAAGGGTTTATTTAAAATTGCTTTGCGCCGGTCAAATGGCGTAAAGAGTTCCGCTGCAGTATTTTTAGGCATTAACCGCAACACATTTACTGATAAAATGGCTAAACTGGGTATTAGCTGTGGGAAAAATCATAAGTAGTCTTTTAAAAAATATTTATGACTAGAACGATTAAAAAAACTGTAACCTTATCTCCAAAGGTAATTTGTCTCTTAAAAAAAGGGGTTCGGATGACGGCCCCTTTTTCTGTGGAAATCGGTGATGAAGTAAATCTGGAAAAGATTGACGATTCCTCAATAATTTATGGCGCCGCAAGGATTTACGGTGAAAACACATTAATTTCTCCGGAAGTAAAACTGGGATTCGAAGGACCAGTTACTTTAATTAATTGTCAACTGGGCACTGCAGTAGAACTCAAGGGCGGATATTTTACCAATTCGGTATTTTTAAATAAGTCAACAATGGGCAGCAATGCGCAGGTTCGTTCCGGCTGCCTCTTGGAAGAAGAAGCAGGCGGAAATCATTGTGTCGGTTTAAAACAAACAATTCTCTTCCCTTTCGTGCAGCTGGGAAGTCTGATTAACTTTTGTGATTGCCTGATGGCTGGTGGCACGAGCCGCAGGAATCACAGTGAAGTGGGCAGTTCCTACATTCATTTTAATTATACTCCACGGCAGAATAAAGCGACTCCTTCATTAATCGGCGATGTGCCGCGCGGAGTAATGTTGCGGGAGCCACCTATCTTCCTGGGCGGTCAGGGTGGCATTGTGGGACCGGTACAAATTGATTATGGAACGGTGATTCCCGCAGGTGTTATTTGCCGGCAAGATTTTAAAACCGA
Encoded proteins:
- the moaC gene encoding cyclic pyranopterin monophosphate synthase MoaC — translated: MKKLSHVNDEGHVQMVDVTAKAQTFRKAKARGIVKMDPQTLKLIEKGKIAKGNVLTTAKIAGIMAAKKTGELIPLCHPLQLTGIDVDLNIDHKNSQIVIEAQVQIAGKTGVEMEALTAVSIAALTIYDMCKAVNKKIVIGEIMLLEKSGGKSGTFIRD
- a CDS encoding UDP-N-acetylglucosamine pyrophosphorylase, coding for MTAPFSVEIGDEVNLEKIDDSSIIYGAARIYGENTLISPEVKLGFEGPVTLINCQLGTAVELKGGYFTNSVFLNKSTMGSNAQVRSGCLLEEEAGGNHCVGLKQTILFPFVQLGSLINFCDCLMAGGTSRRNHSEVGSSYIHFNYTPRQNKATPSLIGDVPRGVMLREPPIFLGGQGGIVGPVQIDYGTVIPAGVICRQDFKTEGIHWTSLTSLEKKKESAGAYGSDITRKVKHNIEYVANLSALRQWYRHVRREFFMKEPYGDLLYSGAGMVLDEAIAERVKQLRLFAQNIETSMEVVTKIMEKIYPGSVSRAQKQFLQNWPRMEEYLSGNNEEKIGLKKRDSFVKIMHRLSNKGNSYLESIQLLTPAQTQEGTDWLRGITKNIITECINNNPDASRRKEK